The window ACTAATTCATGGCGCTTAATTGGCTTTGGGTGAGATGTCATCAACTCACTTAATACCACGCGCATAATTAATTTATTTCTACGACACATAACACTTCACTTACGGTTATTTTATGTACAATCACTTTGTACCATAAAAAATCAAATTCGCACACATTTTATTCAAAGCAAATTTTACGCAATAAAAAACCCGAGAATGCATCTCGGGTTTTAATATTAAAATCAGTTAATTAATCTAGCCTTTTGGCTTATCTGCTGTTAACTTCTCAATCGCTAAAATTAAGCCCAACCCAGCCATTGCCAACGCAAAACAAATTAAAGTTTGCGGATCTTGCCCCGTCAGTGTGTGGTATGTTTCCGGCCCGATGTTCGTTTGGCTAAGTGGCTTTTCAATACCTTTTGAATTGGTATAAGTCGTTACCACTTGTTTCCAAGGCCACAATAAATTTAGTGAGCCAAATAAAAAACCAGCCAATAACGCAAAGGTTACATCTCTAAAACGTGCTAACAACCAGCCTAAAAAGTGCGAAAATGTCATTAAGCCAACAACACAACCCGCTAAAAATAAACCGATTAGCGGTAAATCAAAGGAAGTAACCGCGCTTAATACATGGCCGTACATACCTAACAACAACAAAATAAAACTGCCAGAAATACCAGGTAAGATCATCGCGCAAATGGCAATTGCCCCTGCGACAAAATAATACCACCAGCTTGCATTGGCCTCTGCTGGCGCCAGCGAAGTAATCGTAAAGGCAATTAAGGTTC of the Pseudoalteromonas spongiae UST010723-006 genome contains:
- a CDS encoding DUF368 domain-containing protein, with amino-acid sequence MSQHKDTLRDYAMTFLKGAGMGAADVVPGVSGGTIAFITGIYERLLSAIRSVNLTAFKVLKENGIKALWQHIDGNFLVAVFGGLALSALSLAKVITYLLANHQTFVWSFFFGLIIASFLHIAKQLENWDIKTVIACIIGTLIAFTITSLAPAEANASWWYYFVAGAIAICAMILPGISGSFILLLLGMYGHVLSAVTSFDLPLIGLFLAGCVVGLMTFSHFLGWLLARFRDVTFALLAGFLFGSLNLLWPWKQVVTTYTNSKGIEKPLSQTNIGPETYHTLTGQDPQTLICFALAMAGLGLILAIEKLTADKPKG